One window of the Nicotiana tabacum cultivar K326 chromosome 4, ASM71507v2, whole genome shotgun sequence genome contains the following:
- the LOC142179867 gene encoding uncharacterized protein LOC142179867, which translates to MGNEEESEDKMIEEIEQVLNLSCKYAHGLGRFEELDRPVTLTPPKSSIDEAPKVELKPLPAHLCYAYLGNSETFPVIISSSLTEVREEKLLRVLREHKKAIGWTISDIKGISPSFCMHKIFLEDGHRPSIEKQRRLNPIIKEVVKKEVIKLLDAGIMFPISDSNWKCMMTIFADMLEQFIEVFMDDFSVFGSSYDDGLKNLGKVLARCEETNLVLNWEKLLENDVIFNFNEAFLKAFEKLKKKQCADQLMRRCISEKEVELYCMIVMPRRMEVIMEDAHAFVRKCNQCQRIGKITRRHKIPLNNILDVEIFDVCGIDFMGLFPLFRGTKYILLAVDYVSKWEEAIELPTNDVKVVAVFVKKNIFSRFGTPHALISDEGTHFCNRLLNNLLIKYGVRHRVTTTYHPQISGQAEVSYREIKQILEKKVSVNRKDWAAKLDDALWTYRTAYKTPSGASPYKRWSGPFEVVRVTLYGAIELRALNGERVKYYWGGVIDCEKSKVDMGSDSANKGNGVEKSSTTVPAPQKNKQMEGSSLQAKGK; encoded by the exons ATGgggaatgaagaagaaagtgaagatAAGATGATAGAAGAAATTGAGCAAGTACTTAACTTGTCTTGCAAATATGCCCATGGGCTTGGGAGATTTGAGGAGTTGGACAGACCTGTTACTCTGACCCCTCCTAAATCATCTATTGATGAAGCTCCAAAGGTAGAGCTCAAACCTCTTCCAGCGCACCTGTGCTATGCTTACTTGGGGAACTCTGAAACATTTCCAGTGATTATCTCATCTAGCTTAACTGAAGTGCGAGAAGAAAAGCTGCTCAGAGTGCTTCGTGAGCATAaaaaagctattgggtggacaattAGTGATATCAAAGGAATCAGTCCATCATTTTGTATgcataaaatctttttggaaGATGGACATCGCCCCAGTATTGAGAAACAAAGGAGATTAAATCCTATTATTAAAGAGGTCGTGAAGAAGGAAGTAATTAAGTTGCTTGATGCAGGTATCATGTTCCCGATTTCTGACAGCAACTGG AAGTGTATGATGACCATTTTTGCTGATATGCTGGAGCAATTCAtagaagtcttcatggatgatttttcagtcTTTGGGTCTTCTTATGATGACGGTTTGAAGAATTTGGGCAaggtgttggcccgttgtgaagaaacaaatttagtGCTAAATTGGGAAAA GTTGCTTGAAAATGATGTAATCTTCAATTTTAATGAAGCCTTCCTAAAGGCATTCGAGAAGCTCAAAAAGAA ACAGTGTGCTGATCAGTTGATGAGGAGATGTATTTCTGAAAAGGAGGTGGAATTATATTGTATGATTGTCATGCCTCGCCGTATGGAAGTCATCATGGAG GATGCACATGCTTTTGTTAGAAAGTGTAACCAATGTCAGAGAATAGGAAAAATTACAAGGAGGCATAAGATTCCTTTGAATAATATCCTGGATGTAgagatttttgatgtgtgtggGATAGACTTCATGGGACTGTTCCCATTGTTTAGAGGAACCAAGTATATCTTGCTAGCGGTTGACTACGTGTCAAAATGGGAAGAAGCTATCGAATTGCCAACCAATGATGTCAAGGTGGTAGCTgtttttgtgaagaaaaatatatTCTCGAGGTTTGGGACTCCACATGCCTTGATTAGTGATGAAGGGACACATTTCTGCAATCGGTTGTTGAATAACCTTCTAATCAAATATGGGGTCCGCCACAGAGTTACCACGACATATCACCCGCAAATAAGTGGACAAGCTGAGGTGTCTTACAGAGAAATAAAGCAGATATTAGAGAAGAAAGTGAGTGTGAATAGAAAGGATTGGGCTGCAAAGTTAGATGATGCCTTGTGGACATATAGAACTGCATACAAAACACCAAGTGGGGCATCCCCGTATAAG AGGTGGTCAGGTCCATTTGAGGTAGTGAGAGTAACTCTTTATGGTGCAATTGAGTTGCGCGCTTTAAATGGTGAAAGAGTCAAGTACTATTGGGGAGGAGTCATTGATTGTGAGAAGTCCAAA GTTGATATGGGTAGTGATAGTGCGAACAAAGGTAATGGAGTAGAGAAGTCCTCAACCACTGTTCCTGCTCCTCAAAAGAACAAGCAAATGGAAGGGTCATCTCTGCAAGCTAAAGGGAAATAG